Genomic DNA from Lactococcus garvieae:
CTCCAAACTTGTTTCATTTTCTTTCTCAAGTTGCCCCAAAACTTTAGAATAGTCTGAAGGGTCCACTAGAACAGTTACATCTGCATGATTTTTTGCTGCTGAGCGTAACATAGAAGGACCACCAATATCAATGTTTTCGATAATTTTCTCATGGTCCGCGCCAGATAGAAGTGTTTCTTTAAAAGGATAAAGGTTGACGACTACCAAATCAATAGGAACAATATCATGTTCTTTCAAAGCTGACAAATGGCTCTTTAGGTCACGTCGAGCTAAAAGTCCCCCATGAATTTTGGGATGTAATGTTTTGACGCGTCCATCCATCATTTCAGGAAAATGCGTTACTTCCTCGATGGAAAGCGTCTTGATTCCCGCTTTATCGAGAGTATCTTTAGTCCCTCCTGTCGAGATTATTTCAAAGTCAAAGTTACTCAAAGCTTGAGCAAACTCCACAATTCCTTCTTTATCTGAAACACTGATAAGCGCACGTTTAGTCATTTTTATTCCTTCTTTTTTAATAGTATAACTTTTAATCAATATTATTTGTATTTTTACTGTCTTTGTTGAGTTGCTGTAGAACCTCTATATAGAGCGCGTGCTCTGCTTGATGTAGTTTGTTTTCATATTCTTGATATTCAGGACAGTAAGGAAGTTCCTTCTGAGCGAGTATTTCGCCCGTATCAACTCCAGCATCCACCCAATGCACGGTTATTCCTAATCCTTCTTTGGCTTTCCAAGACTCCTCTAAAGCATGAGCTGAACCCGCAAAATGAGGCAAATATGACGGATGGATGTTTATGATCCGTCCTTCATATGCTTTCAAAAGTGTCGGGCCAATAATTTTCATATAACCCGCAAGGCAAATTAAATCAATCTGATGATCCATCAGCATTTGGACGAGTGCCGCCTCATAAGCATTCTTATCTACAAAAGATTTGAGAGCAAAACTTAGAGAAGTTACATTTAACCTCTTCGCTCGTTCGAGAACATAGGATTTTTCCTTGTCGGAAAATACAAGCTTGATTTGCTCTGGAAAAGCATGGGCCAGTGCCTCAAAATTAGAACCTGAACCTGAGGCAAAAACAGCTATTCTCATTTTATAATTACCGCCTGATCTTCACGGGAAATGATTTTACCAATTTCATAAGTTTCTATCTTCTGCTGGACAGCCTCAACTTCTTTTGAATCAACAGCTAACACCATCCCTATACCCATATTGAAAATCTGATACATTTCATCATGTGGAACTTTTCCATATTTTTCTAAAGCTTTAAAAATCGGTAAAACTTCCCAGCTTCCTTCTTTAATATCAGCTGCTAAATGATCCGCAAACATACGGGGGAGATTTTCATAGAAACCACCACCGGTGATGTGGGCGATGCCTTTAACTTTATTTTCTTTTATTAAAGGCAGAAGTTCTTTTACATAAATACGCGTAGGCTCCAAGAGTTCTTCAATAAGCGGGCGATTCAGCTCAGGCAAAGTTTCTTCTAGATTAAAATCAGCAAATATCTTGCGTACTAAAGAATAGCCATTCGAATGAATCCCCGATGCTGGTAAGCCCAAAAGGACATCTCCTTCTTGCACGTTTTTAGGACCATCAATCAAAGCAGATTTTTCAGCAATTCCAACTGCAAAACCTGCAAGATCATATTCCTCACTGTTGTACATATCAGGCATTTCTGCAGTTTCCCCACCGACTAGAGCGGCACCTGACTGTAAACATCCTTGCGCTACACCAGAAACAACATGTTCTAGTTTTTCGGGTTGGTTTTTGCCCGTTGCGATATAGTCAAGAAAATAAAGAGGTTCTGCACCAGCTGCTACGATGTCGTTCACACACATCGCTACGCAGTCAATCCCAATCGTATCGTGCTTGTCAGCCTCAATAGCAAGGATGAGTTTTGTACCGACGCCGTCTGTTCCTGAAATTAAAACAGGTTCTTTAACGTCTAAAACTGAGAGGTCAAAAGCTGCACCAAAGCCTCCCAAACCACCGAGAACCCCTAGTCTTTTCGTCATTTCAGCATGTTTTTTTATACGGCTTACCACTTGGTAACCCGCTTCCACATCGACTCCTGCCTTAGCATAAGCGTTTTTAGACATTTTCTCCTCCTAATGATTTCAAATAGTTTGCTTCATAATCGTAAAGTGGTGTAGGATAAACTCCATCAAAATATGATAGACATAAATTGTCATGACCAATAGCTTCAACCAGACCAGCTTGGCTTAAGAAAGTGAGACTATCGGCTTCAATAATTTGACAAATTTCATCAACCGAATGGTTTGCCGCAATAAGCTCCTCGCGCTTCTGAATATCGATTCCATAGAAACATGGATAAGCAAGAGGCGGACTTGCAATGACAACATGGACTTCAGCAGCTCCTGCATCTTTAAGTAGACGAACAATACGTCTGCTGGTCGTCCCTCGAACAATTGAATCATCAACCATAATTACTTTTTTTCCTTCAACAACACTTGAAACAGCTGAGAGCTTCATACGTACGCCTTGCTCCCTTAACTCTTGTGTAGGTTGAATAAAGGTACGGGCAACATATTGATTCTTAATAAGGCCCATCTCATATGGCAGTCCCGACTCCTCAGCATAGCCTGAAGCGGCTGAAAGTGAAGAGTTAGGCACACCGATAACCATATCAGCATCTACTTGTGCTTCCCGTGCCAAAATGCGCCCTGATTGCTTCCGTGCCGTGTGCACGTTCACGCCAGCTATGACGCTATCAGGTCGTGCAAAGTAGATATACTCCATAGAACAGATTTGAAGATTAGTTGCATTCGTAAATTGTTCTACATGTAAGCCTTGATCGTTAATCTCAATGATTTGACCCGGTTTAACTTCTTGTACAAACTCAGCTCCAATAACATCAAATGCACAAGTTTCACTTGCAACTACTAGGGCACCGTTTGCCATTTTCCCGATAGACAAAGGACGAAAGCCATTCGGATCCAGTGCCGCAATCAGAGAGTTTTCTGTCATTAAGAGGTAAGCAAAGCCGCCTTTTACAGTATTCAGAGCCTCCTTAACTTTTCCCATAAATTCTGGGTGATGGCTTCGGCGAATAAGATGTACCAATATTTCCGTGTCAGAACTTGATGAAAAGATCGCTCCCTGTGCTTCAAGTTCACGACGAAGAGAGGTTGCATTGGTTAAATTACCATTATGTGCCAAACCAAGCTGGGCATCTTGAAATTTAAAAAGAAAGGGTTGTATATTGTTGAGCTCGGCAGAACCCGCTGTCGCGTAACGCACATGGCCCATCGCAGCTTGGCCTGACAGCTTAGTCAAATCTTTTTCATCACGAAAAACTTCTGTTACGAGACCTAAATCTCGATGGCGTTGAAGTTTGCCCCCATCATTTGACATGATTCCAGCACCTTCCTGCCCCCGGTGCTGGAGCGCATGAAGGCCAAAATAGGTTAATTGTGCAGCTTCAGGATGACCCCAAATGCCAAAAACACCGCATTCCTCATTTAAGGATTTTACTTCATAAGGCATGGAATAGCTCCTTCATAGATCACTTTAGCATCCTCTGTTGAGAAGTTTATATCTCCATCTTTGGCTTTAATTTTCATTTCTGGATTTTCAGTAACTTGCCCTAGCTTGGTTGCTTTTGAACCAAAAAGTTGTTCAAATTTTTCTTTGTTTTCAGATTGAATCGAAAGAAGAAAACGACCTTGAGTTTCTGAAAAGAGTTGGGCTACTGTGCCATCAAATGCTACGGAGAACCCTTTGTTGTTGGCAAATGCAGATTCTGCAAGAGCAATGGCTAAGCCACCTTCTGCTAAGTCATGAGCTGACTGAACAAGACCTGATTGGATTGCTTTCAATACTAGATCTTGGTTTTCCTTTTCAGCATCTAAATCAAAAGATAAAGTACCTGAAATTTTACCTGTCATCATTTTTTGAATTTCAGAGCCAGAGAAATCATCAGACGTATCTCCGATGATGTAGATTAAATTACCACTTTCTTTAAAATCTTGTGTAGTAATGTGCTCAACATCATCAATCAACCCTACCATACCAATCATCGGAGTCGGCAAAATAGCTTGACCTTTTGTTTCATTGTAAAGGGAAACATTTCCAGAAATAACGGGTGTGCTTAAGTTTCTACATGCCTCTGAAATACCATCACAAGCTTTACTTAATTCATAAAATTGTTCTGGTTTCTCTGGGTTTCCAAAGTTAAGACAGTCCGTAATAGCCAAAGGTTTACCCCCAGAGGCAACAATATTTCTTGCTGCTTCTGCCACAGCTATTTGTCCCCCGATTTCGGGATTAAGATAAAGATAGCGCGCATTACAGTCTGTTGTCATGGCTAAAGCTTTATTGGTGTGTCGCAAACGAATAACTGCAGCGTCCGATCCGGGAGCTACCACTGTATTTGTCATTACACGACTATCATATGTTTCATAAATACTGCGCTTGCTGGCAATCGTCGGCTGGCTCAGCAAATCTTTGAAGACTTGTGTTGCATCTGAAATAGCAGGAATAAACTTGCCTTCTTTTTCAAATTCAGCTATACGTGCTGGTTCTTGCATTTCACGATAATAAACAGGTGCGTCTTCAGCCAAAGAGTCCACAGGGATTTCTGCTACTTTCTCTCCATGATGGAACAAGGTATACATGCCATCATCCGTTACTTGGCCTATATTGACAGCGTCAAGATCATATTTCTTGAAAAGTTGGACAATTTCTTCTTCATGGCCTTGCTTAATACAAAGTACCATACGTTCCTGAGACTCTGACAGCATCATTTCGTAAGGGGTCATCCCTGTTTCACGCTGAGGAACTTGGTCTAAATTAAGCTTCAAGCCTGAACCCGCTTTTGAAGCCATCTCTGAAGTTGAAGA
This window encodes:
- the purN gene encoding phosphoribosylglycinamide formyltransferase, translating into MRIAVFASGSGSNFEALAHAFPEQIKLVFSDKEKSYVLERAKRLNVTSLSFALKSFVDKNAYEAALVQMLMDHQIDLICLAGYMKIIGPTLLKAYEGRIINIHPSYLPHFAGSAHALEESWKAKEGLGITVHWVDAGVDTGEILAQKELPYCPEYQEYENKLHQAEHALYIEVLQQLNKDSKNTNNID
- the purM gene encoding phosphoribosylformylglycinamidine cyclo-ligase, whose translation is MSKNAYAKAGVDVEAGYQVVSRIKKHAEMTKRLGVLGGLGGFGAAFDLSVLDVKEPVLISGTDGVGTKLILAIEADKHDTIGIDCVAMCVNDIVAAGAEPLYFLDYIATGKNQPEKLEHVVSGVAQGCLQSGAALVGGETAEMPDMYNSEEYDLAGFAVGIAEKSALIDGPKNVQEGDVLLGLPASGIHSNGYSLVRKIFADFNLEETLPELNRPLIEELLEPTRIYVKELLPLIKENKVKGIAHITGGGFYENLPRMFADHLAADIKEGSWEVLPIFKALEKYGKVPHDEMYQIFNMGIGMVLAVDSKEVEAVQQKIETYEIGKIISREDQAVIIK
- the purF gene encoding amidophosphoribosyltransferase, translating into MPYEVKSLNEECGVFGIWGHPEAAQLTYFGLHALQHRGQEGAGIMSNDGGKLQRHRDLGLVTEVFRDEKDLTKLSGQAAMGHVRYATAGSAELNNIQPFLFKFQDAQLGLAHNGNLTNATSLRRELEAQGAIFSSSSDTEILVHLIRRSHHPEFMGKVKEALNTVKGGFAYLLMTENSLIAALDPNGFRPLSIGKMANGALVVASETCAFDVIGAEFVQEVKPGQIIEINDQGLHVEQFTNATNLQICSMEYIYFARPDSVIAGVNVHTARKQSGRILAREAQVDADMVIGVPNSSLSAASGYAEESGLPYEMGLIKNQYVARTFIQPTQELREQGVRMKLSAVSSVVEGKKVIMVDDSIVRGTTSRRIVRLLKDAGAAEVHVVIASPPLAYPCFYGIDIQKREELIAANHSVDEICQIIEADSLTFLSQAGLVEAIGHDNLCLSYFDGVYPTPLYDYEANYLKSLGGENV
- the purL gene encoding phosphoribosylformylglycinamidine synthase subunit PurL, producing MNVEMSPEEIQTSKIYREWGLTDQEYLKIKDEILGGRLPNFTETGMYAVMWSEHCCYKNSKSVLRKFPTEGPQVLMGPGEGAGVVDIGDEWAVVFKAESHNHPSYVEPYEGAATGSGGIIRDIFSMGARPVALLDSLRFGQIDNAKTRHIVERVTAGIAGYGNCIGIPTVGGEIAFDESYTGNPLVNVMCVGLIEHKHIQKGQAKGIGNTIMYVGAKTGRDGIHGASFASQEFGSGSETQRSAVQVGDPFLEKLLLEACLEVIHNHSDILVGIQDMGAAGLVSSTSEMASKAGSGLKLNLDQVPQRETGMTPYEMMLSESQERMVLCIKQGHEEEIVQLFKKYDLDAVNIGQVTDDGMYTLFHHGEKVAEIPVDSLAEDAPVYYREMQEPARIAEFEKEGKFIPAISDATQVFKDLLSQPTIASKRSIYETYDSRVMTNTVVAPGSDAAVIRLRHTNKALAMTTDCNARYLYLNPEIGGQIAVAEAARNIVASGGKPLAITDCLNFGNPEKPEQFYELSKACDGISEACRNLSTPVISGNVSLYNETKGQAILPTPMIGMVGLIDDVEHITTQDFKESGNLIYIIGDTSDDFSGSEIQKMMTGKISGTLSFDLDAEKENQDLVLKAIQSGLVQSAHDLAEGGLAIALAESAFANNKGFSVAFDGTVAQLFSETQGRFLLSIQSENKEKFEQLFGSKATKLGQVTENPEMKIKAKDGDINFSTEDAKVIYEGAIPCLMK